A region from the Tahibacter amnicola genome encodes:
- a CDS encoding transcriptional repressor — protein sequence MTASAPHKHGQHQHRHDARSLVRAVAEVCENRNLRLTPLRLRVLELIAANDKPIKAYDLLDRLKDERAGAAPPTVYRALDFLLENCFIHKLESINAYVSCHHPDEAHQVPFLICDICAGAVEICDSGVAKLLGDQAREHGFRPRAQTLEVHGVCASCDKR from the coding sequence ATGACCGCTTCCGCCCCGCACAAACACGGCCAGCACCAGCACCGGCACGATGCGCGCAGCCTCGTGCGGGCCGTGGCGGAGGTGTGCGAGAACCGCAACCTGCGGCTGACGCCGCTGCGGCTGCGCGTGCTCGAACTCATCGCCGCCAACGACAAGCCGATCAAGGCCTACGACCTGCTCGACCGGCTCAAGGATGAACGGGCCGGCGCCGCGCCACCGACGGTTTACCGCGCGCTCGATTTCCTGCTGGAAAATTGCTTTATCCACAAACTGGAATCGATCAACGCCTACGTCTCGTGCCATCACCCGGACGAGGCGCACCAGGTGCCGTTCCTGATCTGCGACATCTGCGCCGGTGCAGTGGAAATCTGCGACAGCGGCGTGGCCAAGCTGCTGGGCGACCAGGCGCGCGAACACGGGTTCCGTCCGCGCGCCCAGACGCTGGAAGTGCACGGCGTGTGCGCCAGCTGCGACAAACGCTGA
- a CDS encoding WS/DGAT/MGAT family O-acyltransferase, with amino-acid sequence MFEVLRGKHEAMSKVDTAWLRMESPTNLMMITGVLMFDGNLDLPALKKIIATRFLAFRRFSQKAVDTGTSASWQTDPDFDLDWHVRLTALPGKAGKAELERLVGQLASTPLDQSKPLWQFHVVENYRGGSVLIARIHHCYADGLALVQVLLSLTDAAPDAQQKADLARVWLNKDQGNVIQRLLEPTKAGIAKAVTVGEKVIEKGVELFSDPALAAELAREGGEITRELAHALSLADDPPTSFKGPLGVSKRVAWAEPLPLEEVKAVGKALGCTVNDVLLACATGALRGHLIERGNAVDGLVVRATVPVNLRPLEHAKKLGNHFGLVFLDLPIGEPNPLGRLERIAGSMRELKRSRQAALTFGLLAAVGMAPVAVQRAALELFSRKATAVATNVPGPQMPLYLAGCKVRELMFWVPQNGTIGLGLSILSYNGHVYFGLIGDAKRVDDPDAVVQRFGQEFEKLVLSTLMEDWSEDITAADGAATYRHFCGMTEPVAAAAPAAPESGAKIRRAKKPGASRKPATAPAAAPFNAELAKFRRDSGPKSRL; translated from the coding sequence ATGTTCGAAGTGCTGCGCGGCAAGCATGAGGCGATGTCCAAGGTCGACACGGCCTGGTTGCGGATGGAGAGTCCGACCAACCTGATGATGATCACGGGTGTGCTGATGTTCGATGGCAACCTGGATCTGCCCGCGCTCAAGAAGATCATCGCCACCCGCTTCCTGGCGTTCCGGCGTTTCAGCCAGAAGGCCGTCGACACGGGTACGTCCGCCAGCTGGCAGACGGACCCGGATTTCGACCTCGACTGGCACGTCCGCCTGACCGCCCTGCCGGGCAAGGCAGGGAAGGCCGAGCTGGAACGCCTGGTCGGCCAGCTCGCCTCCACGCCGCTGGATCAATCCAAGCCGCTCTGGCAGTTCCACGTGGTGGAAAACTACCGTGGCGGCAGTGTCCTGATTGCGCGCATCCACCATTGCTACGCCGACGGGCTGGCGCTGGTGCAGGTACTGCTGTCGCTGACCGATGCGGCGCCCGATGCGCAGCAGAAGGCCGATCTCGCCCGCGTCTGGCTCAACAAGGACCAGGGCAACGTCATCCAGCGCCTGCTGGAGCCGACCAAGGCTGGCATCGCCAAGGCGGTGACGGTTGGCGAGAAGGTGATCGAGAAGGGCGTCGAGCTTTTCAGCGATCCGGCGCTGGCTGCTGAACTGGCCCGCGAAGGCGGGGAAATCACCCGCGAGCTGGCGCATGCGCTGTCGTTGGCCGATGACCCGCCGACCAGCTTCAAGGGACCGCTGGGCGTGAGCAAACGCGTCGCGTGGGCCGAGCCTCTGCCGCTGGAGGAGGTCAAGGCGGTCGGAAAGGCGCTGGGTTGCACTGTCAATGATGTTCTACTGGCCTGTGCGACCGGCGCCCTGCGCGGGCATCTGATCGAGCGTGGCAACGCCGTCGACGGGCTGGTCGTCCGCGCGACCGTGCCCGTCAACCTGCGACCGCTGGAGCATGCCAAGAAACTCGGCAACCACTTCGGCCTGGTCTTCCTGGACCTGCCGATCGGCGAACCCAACCCGCTCGGTCGCCTGGAACGCATCGCAGGCAGCATGCGCGAGCTCAAGCGCTCGCGCCAGGCAGCGCTGACTTTCGGTCTGCTGGCGGCCGTCGGAATGGCGCCCGTCGCGGTGCAGCGGGCCGCACTGGAGCTGTTCAGCAGAAAGGCCACGGCCGTGGCCACCAATGTGCCGGGCCCGCAGATGCCGCTGTACCTGGCCGGTTGCAAGGTGCGGGAACTGATGTTCTGGGTGCCGCAGAACGGCACCATCGGGCTGGGGCTGTCCATCCTCAGCTACAACGGCCACGTCTATTTCGGGTTGATCGGTGATGCCAAGCGCGTCGACGATCCGGATGCCGTCGTCCAGCGGTTCGGCCAGGAGTTCGAAAAACTGGTGCTGTCGACCCTGATGGAAGACTGGTCCGAGGACATCACAGCCGCCGATGGCGCGGCCACGTACCGGCACTTCTGTGGCATGACGGAACCGGTTGCCGCCGCGGCGCCGGCAGCGCCGGAGTCGGGCGCCAAGATCCGCAGGGCGAAAAAGCCGGGCGCGTCCCGTAAACCGGCCACCGCGCCGGCCGCGGCGCCCTTCAATGCGGAACTGGCGAAGTTCCGCCGCGATTCGGGTCCAAAATCCCGCCTCTGA